The window GATAATAAAATCAACATCTAGAGGACTTAAACCATATGTAACCATGGCTTTATTCATGACGGATATAATATCTTGCTTAATATCATGCTTTGCTGCTGATAACGCACGTAGTCTTTTAAGAATACTAAACTCATCAGAGCATGCAGTTTTTGTTTTATTAAATTCTTTTGGTTCTGACATTTCTATTTTGATTTCCATTTTTAACCCTCACTATTATTTAATAGCTGCCGAGAATAAATATAAAAAGAATAAAACACCGCCAATCATTAAAATTTTATCCATTAACGATAATTGGCGTTTTTTATTTCGTTTGTGTTCATTAAATGATGAACTCGTTAATTTATGTTTGTGTTGCTGAAATTGTAATTGAGTCATTTTATTAACCCTTTATTAGTGGATAGAATGGCAATTCATCGATAATTACAAATAATGAATCTATATATTTCTTTGCATCACTCATTGAATCAAATAAACCGAATGAATCATCATTTCGTTGAACGTGATAGCGGGTTACTGGATTCATCGTTTTAGCCGGTAACTTAACGATTAGAAAACCACGATATTTAAAACTGTGAGTTGAGATTTGTTCAGCTTTCATATTACAAGCCCACCCAAAGCAACCATGCATCCCTTTGCTCTTTTGGTCTATTCAAAAATGCATCACGCATTGCGCGGTTGAATTCAGGAATATAAACCCAGTTTTCACCACGCGTTTTAACATCCCCGTCACTGTCTGGATTTTGCCAAACAATCAATGGCAGTTTGTTTCTATCAACCATGTTTTTTACCGCAGCTTCACTTTTCCCTATTAAATCAGCGAATTTTTTATAAGGAACCGCATCAACTGGATAATGAACTTGCAAATACTTTTCTAATTCTTTACCGCTCATATGGCATAATCCCCTCTTGTGGATGCTTATAGTCGCTTACCTAGGCAATTATAAGCCTTACTTCACTTTCACGGTAGCAATTGCTACCCCTTGCAATCGATAATAGGGTAATAGGTACAACCATGTCAATATCATTAGGTGAAAAAATCAGGATGATTAGAGAGGCTGAAAACTTAACTCGTGCAGATTTTTGCTCTTTAACAGGTATTCCGGAAGGCACGCAAAAATTTTATGAAACTGGAAGACAAGAAATTAGTGGAAAGACACTACCTAAAATAACAACTCACCCCAGATTTGAAAAATATATCATGTGGTTAATGGCTGATAAAACAAACGAGGCGTTAGGACAAATTAGTCCAACTCTCTCCCCTGATGGGCAAGATGTTCAAACATTACCCCGCTCAGATCGGAAAACTGGCTAACAATACATACTGATTTACTTGATTGGATTGATAACAATTCAATATGCCACATCGGAGGGCTGCAATATGCCAATTAAAAAAACCGATGATGGTCGATATATGGTGGACATTAGACCTCTTGGACGGAAAGGAAACCGGATCAGGAAAACATTTGATAAAAAATCAGAAGCGATTGCCTTTGAACGTTACACAATGGCAAATGCTAAAAAAGCGGGAACGAAAGCAGATAGGCGGCTTTTAAGTGATCTATTGGAACTTTGGTGGCTTTATCATGGCCAAACAACTGAAAATGGTTCGATAGAGAAAAGACAACTTAAAAAAACAATTAAGTTTCTTGGTGACCCCGCAATTAACAGATTGAATAAACAAGTATTACTTGAGCATCGTAGTGATAGGTTACTAAGTGGAACAAGTGCGGCGACTATTAATCGCGATATGTATCGTTTATCAGGCATGATTTCTACACTCAAAAAGCTTGAGGTGTTTAATGCAGATAATCCACTTAACGGCTTGCCACCACTCAAAGAAACACCACCAGAAATGGCTTTCTTAACTCATGATGAAATTAGTTTATTGCTATCCCAGCTATCATCAGAAGAAAAGAAAATCGCAATATTTTGTATGAGCACAGGCGCAAGGTGGGGAGAGGCAGCAACACTACAGAGTAAACAAGTAAAAAATGGGCGAGTTACTTTTCTAAAAACTAAAAATGGGAAATCACGCATAGTTCCTATTTCTGAGGAATTAGAAAAGGAGATAAAAACTAAGCAAACCGGCTTATTGTTTGATGTTGATTACGAAAGTTTCAGGCTGAAACTAAAAGCTGTTAAACCTGATTTGCCAGACGGTCAAGCTACGCACGTTCTTAGGCATACTTTCGCAAGTCACTTTATGATGAATGGTGGCAATATTGTTGCGCTGCAACAAATATTAGGTCACGCCAATATTCAACAAACAATGGCTTATGCTCACTTAGCCCCTGATTATTTGCAATTTGCTATTACCTTAAATCCATTAAATGGGGGTATTAGTATTTAAGCATCAATAGGCGTTCAAAGTGTCCACGGACTGTCCACACTTATGATTTTTCGTGACTTTTATGAACGCCTAATAAAAATATTATCACACTGATAAATAAAGAATTTATTTATTTTTGAGATAAAAAAAAGCCCCTAACAGGGGCTATAAAAGACAGGGATGGTGTCTATGGCAAGGAAAAACTTCACTTATTGCTACTTCACTACTTACTATGGAACTCAGGATATAAAATTAACTAACTTGCATTACTACAGGTACTAACAACTAAACTTATTGAAACTGCATCGCTTGAAATTCCGCCATTTTATGCTGACTCATTTCTTGTTGGTGAATGTGCTCAAGCTCTGTTTTCTGTTCTGGCGTTAACAACTGGTACAATTCATGGTGAATTCGAGCCATTTCAACACGTTGTTCCAGTTCTTTTTGCATTCGTTTTTCAAGTTGTTCGCGAACCGCTTTGTCATCAAAGTTATCCGCTATAATTAATTTGTGCAGTGCTTCACGTTCTTTAACTAAAGCAGAGTTATCAACATGATAATGACGCTGTGTTGCCATTAAATCACGCAATTGCTGACGCTGTTTTTCATTTAACGTGATACCATTAAACATAAAGGTACTGGCACGTTCTTCACTGCTAAATAACTCATGATGTTGAAAGGGCACAACCGCATTGCCTGTTGGCGTAGTTGGCTCGGACTGCATCTGTAACATCAAAGGTGTTGAACTTTCATTTGCAGCACTTTGTGGCTCTTCTGCAAAAGCAACCGCTGGTCCGAACACAAACGCAGAAGCTAAAACTAACATTGCGGTTTTATGTACTGTATTATGTACTTTGCTATGTGTTGTTCTCAGCATTTGACACCTTGTCTCCGAACTGTGCTCGTGATTCAATGTGAACAAATATACACCTGTGGCTGCAAACTAGCGTCAGAGCATGTAAAAGAACGTAAAGTCATGGAATCGTACAGATTGTTATCGTATTTTGGCAGTTGGAGGACTTAAAAAATGCATAAAATCCTATTAGTTGATGACGACCGTGAACTCACGTCGCTGTTAAAAGAACTGCTGGAAATGGAAGGTTTCAATGTTGTCATCGCCTATGATGGTGAACAGGCATTACAGCAAATTGACTCATCCATTGACCTGTTACTACTTGATGTCATGATGCCGAAAAAAAATGGTATTGAGACATTGAAAGAACTGCGCCAAATCCATCAGACCCCCGTTATCATGTTAACGGCTCGCGGTAGTGAGTTAGATAAGGTTCTGGGCCTAGAACTCGGTGCAGACGACTATCTACCTAAACCGTTCAATGACCGTGAACTGGTAGCACGTATTCGTGCTTTATTACGCCGTTCTAACTGGAGCGAGCAAACTCAAGGCGACAATAGCAATACCCCTGTTTTACAAGTTGATAAACTGCAACTTAACCCAGGTCGCCAAGAAGCCAGCTTTGATGATGAAATTTTGGACTTAACAGGAACAGAATTTACGTTGTTATATCTACTCGCACAGCACCTAGGCCAAGTGGTTTCTCGTGAACACCTTAGCCAAGAAGTTCTTGGGAAGCGCTTAACGCCGTTTGACCGTGCTATTGATATGCATATTTCAAACTTACGCCGCAAACTTCCAGAACGCACTGATGGCCAGCCGTGGTTTAAAACTCTACGTGGCCGCGGATACTTAATGGTTTCTGCCACATGATCAACAGCTTAACCGCAAGGATCTTTGCGATCTTCTGGTTTACCCTCGCACTAGTATTAATGCTAGTGCTGATGGTGCCCAAGCTCGACTCTCGGCAAATCACCGTCCTGATGGAAAGTGAACAACGCCAAGGGGAGATGCTTGAGCAGCATATTGAAGCCGAACTCGCACAAGCTCCGATGAATGACCTACTTTGGTGGCGGCGTATTTCTAACGCCATCAAAAAATGGGCACCTCCCGGCCAACGGTTGATTATCGTCACCAGTGAAGGCCGTGTGATTGGTGCAATGCCAAGTGAAATGCAGGTAATACGTAACTTTATTGGGCAGTCTGATAACGCGGATCACCCGAAAAAGAAAAAATATGGACGAGCCGAAATTCTCGGTCCTTTCTCCATTCGTGATGGGGAAGACCACTACCAACTGTATTTAGTTCGCCCAGCAAGCAGCCCACAATCTGACTTTATTAATTTATTGTTTGATAGGCCTTTCTTATTACTGATTGCCACCATGCTGATCAGCGCTCCACTACTATTATGGTTATCTTGGAGTCTCGCCCGCCCTGCCCGTAAATTAAAAATGGCGGCAGACGATGTGGCGAAAGGGAATTTACGGCCACACCCAGAGCTAGAAGCCGGTCCGCAAGAGTTCTTATCTGCGGGAAATAGCTTTAACCAAATGATCAGTGCCCTTGATGGTATGGTTAGCGCACAGCAACGCTTAATCTCTGATATTTCTCATGAATTACGCACTCCATTGACTCGTTTGCAACTGGCAACCGCCTTATTACGCCGTCGCCATGGGGAAAGTAAAGAGCTAGAACGCATCGAAACCGAGACCCATCGCCTAGATAGCATGATTAACGATTTACTGGTGTTATCCCGCAGCCAGCATAAAAACGAAATCTTGCGTGAAAATATCAAAGCCGATGAACTTTGGGGCGATATCTTAGATGATGCTAGCTTTGAAGCTGAGCAAATGAACAAAACGCTCGAAGTCACTTCTCACCCTGGGCCTTGGCCGTTATATTGCAACCCTTCTGCCGTCGGTAGTGCATTTGAAAATATTGTGCGTAACGCATTACGTTATTCGCATACACACATTGCCGT is drawn from Providencia huaxiensis and contains these coding sequences:
- the cpxA gene encoding envelope stress sensor histidine kinase CpxA, which gives rise to MINSLTARIFAIFWFTLALVLMLVLMVPKLDSRQITVLMESEQRQGEMLEQHIEAELAQAPMNDLLWWRRISNAIKKWAPPGQRLIIVTSEGRVIGAMPSEMQVIRNFIGQSDNADHPKKKKYGRAEILGPFSIRDGEDHYQLYLVRPASSPQSDFINLLFDRPFLLLIATMLISAPLLLWLSWSLARPARKLKMAADDVAKGNLRPHPELEAGPQEFLSAGNSFNQMISALDGMVSAQQRLISDISHELRTPLTRLQLATALLRRRHGESKELERIETETHRLDSMINDLLVLSRSQHKNEILRENIKADELWGDILDDASFEAEQMNKTLEVTSHPGPWPLYCNPSAVGSAFENIVRNALRYSHTHIAVDFKEENNGILITVDDDGPGVSPADREHIFRPFYRTDEARDRETGGTGLGLAIVETAITQHKGWVKADDSPLGGLRLQIWLPEHGR
- a CDS encoding phage integrase; this translates as MPIKKTDDGRYMVDIRPLGRKGNRIRKTFDKKSEAIAFERYTMANAKKAGTKADRRLLSDLLELWWLYHGQTTENGSIEKRQLKKTIKFLGDPAINRLNKQVLLEHRSDRLLSGTSAATINRDMYRLSGMISTLKKLEVFNADNPLNGLPPLKETPPEMAFLTHDEISLLLSQLSSEEKKIAIFCMSTGARWGEAATLQSKQVKNGRVTFLKTKNGKSRIVPISEELEKEIKTKQTGLLFDVDYESFRLKLKAVKPDLPDGQATHVLRHTFASHFMMNGGNIVALQQILGHANIQQTMAYAHLAPDYLQFAITLNPLNGGISI
- a CDS encoding Spy/CpxP family protein refolding chaperone, with amino-acid sequence MLRTTHSKVHNTVHKTAMLVLASAFVFGPAVAFAEEPQSAANESSTPLMLQMQSEPTTPTGNAVVPFQHHELFSSEERASTFMFNGITLNEKQRQQLRDLMATQRHYHVDNSALVKEREALHKLIIADNFDDKAVREQLEKRMQKELEQRVEMARIHHELYQLLTPEQKTELEHIHQQEMSQHKMAEFQAMQFQ
- a CDS encoding helix-turn-helix transcriptional regulator gives rise to the protein MSISLGEKIRMIREAENLTRADFCSLTGIPEGTQKFYETGRQEISGKTLPKITTHPRFEKYIMWLMADKTNEALGQISPTLSPDGQDVQTLPRSDRKTG
- a CDS encoding TetR family transcriptional regulator; the encoded protein is MTQLQFQQHKHKLTSSSFNEHKRNKKRQLSLMDKILMIGGVLFFLYLFSAAIK
- a CDS encoding Cox family DNA-binding protein, whose protein sequence is MSGKELEKYLQVHYPVDAVPYKKFADLIGKSEAAVKNMVDRNKLPLIVWQNPDSDGDVKTRGENWVYIPEFNRAMRDAFLNRPKEQRDAWLLWVGL
- the cpxR gene encoding envelope stress response regulator transcription factor CpxR, translating into MHKILLVDDDRELTSLLKELLEMEGFNVVIAYDGEQALQQIDSSIDLLLLDVMMPKKNGIETLKELRQIHQTPVIMLTARGSELDKVLGLELGADDYLPKPFNDRELVARIRALLRRSNWSEQTQGDNSNTPVLQVDKLQLNPGRQEASFDDEILDLTGTEFTLLYLLAQHLGQVVSREHLSQEVLGKRLTPFDRAIDMHISNLRRKLPERTDGQPWFKTLRGRGYLMVSAT